Genomic segment of Nitrosopumilaceae archaeon AB1(1):
TGCATATGGACAAAATCTACCTCTTACAATAACTACTGACGCAAATGAATATGTTGGTGGAGATCGTGTAACAGTGTCTGGAATTGCCAGCACTTTATTTGACGGTGCGATTACTCTACAAGTATTCGCACCAAATGGTAATCTTGTATATATAGATCAACTTTCACCAAGTTCCAACGGTGCATACTCTGCAAGTATTGCACTAAATCCAATCTGGACTGATGGTGAATATGTAATCGAATCTCAATATGGAAGTCTAAAAGCTAAAACATCTTTCTTTATTGGTGATAGTACTGGGTCTACTGAAATAAATCCTACATTACCTCCATTGCGAGACAATGAAATGCGTGTATCTGATACTAGTGAAGTTATATCCTTTGAAATCACTGGTGGTAGCATTAACAATGTATTAGCAAATACTGCAGATACATCTTTGATCGTAACAATCACAGCTGATGATGATGGAGAATTGACAATCACTATACCAAGAAATGTATTAGATGCAACTGGCACATATGATGACTTTATTGTACTTATCGACGGAGAAGAGCGTGAATTTGAAGAAATTTCTACTACTAGTTTAAACAGAGTTTTACGAATTCCTTTCTTAGCTGGAGATACAGAGATTGAAATTATTGGAACCTTTGTTGTACCTGAATTTGGTACAATTGCAATTATTGTATTAGCAATAGCAATTATATCTATTATTGGTCTATCATTCAAATCTAGACTAACAATACCATCTTCAATTTAGTACATTACATTTTTTTTCTATTTTTATATACGACAATAAACTATCTGCATCTAAAATTTTCTGACTTAGAGTTTCTTTGTCTCAATCTTTGGAGCACTAACAGAACGACTCCTAGCATATTTTGCCATAATTTCATCTGGTGTGCGGCCATTAAACAGATCTTTACACAATCCTCTCAAGTATCTCATAATTGCCCATGTACCTGCTTTGATGATACCGTACATGAATACCTTCATGGGAGGACCATAGGTTTTGTTTCGTAATATGATTGGAATGATGTCATTAATTACACGCAAATTATTCTCCCAACATTTCCAAAAGAGTGTAAACTGTGCTTCATTTAGATTACCAAAATGCATTGAATTTTTTTCACTAAAATCTTGATATAGTAATGGCGCAACTAGTCCTCTGAAATCCGTGGCTCTAAAGTCTTGCAGCATATCCAAAGTATATGATACATCATCTGGAGTCTCATCTGGCCAACCAATAATTATCGTAGCTGCCGGAAACCAATTGTTTTGATTTAATATTTTTGCACCTTCTCTAACTACACTACCCCACTCATCTGTTGAAAATGGTTTAGTCTTGACTCCTAGATGTTTTTTTACCAAAGATGGAGACACTGTCTCTATTCCAAGATTTGTTGCAAGCCATCTGTTATTTTCATGCTGATTATTTATCGTAGAGATGTCTTGTAATAGTTGTGGATTTGCAGCTACGGCTGAGAATGTCATATGTGTTGTCCCTACGAAATTTGCCCCCAGACTCTTCAGACCTCTCCATAATTCTGTAATCGCGTCTCGGTTTGGTTGAAAATCTTTGTTATCACATCCATACAGTAACATCTCATCTGAATGAATCCATATCGAGTCAAAACCATAATTGAGATTGATTTTTGCCTCTTTTTGCAGTCTGTCTAGTGGTAAATCTTTCTTTGATCTTTTATTCACATCACAAAAATCACAACCCCTACCACAACCACGCATTGCCTCAATCAATGAATTTACTGTAGGACCTTCAATTACTGGAATATCTTGTATGTTCTTTACAAAACAGTGCAACAGTTCTGGAGCATCTCCTGACTCTAAATCATTAAATAAATCCAATGCTAGTTCATCTGCTTCACCTACTACTACTGTGTCAATTCCGTGAACCTTCATTCTATCTGTCCTTGCAAGCTCCCATGCTCCATTTCCTCCAACTACAACTTTGAAATTATATTTCTTTTTTAATTGAATAATATTTGCACACATTCTTTTGAATTTCATAGCAACATAGGATAATTTTTCAGGAGACATGGTAGTAGTGACAGGCGCCATTCCTAATGGATCCATCACATTTATTCCTACAACCTTTGTATCCTCTCCCACACATCTGTCTAGATAATCTGGATTTGATACAAATATCTCCTTTCAATCATATCCTTGCAATAATGCACTCTCTACTCTTCGTAATCCTACTTGAGCTACTTTGGCCTCACCGGTAATTTTATCTGTCTCCACTGGTGGACAAAATACTTTGTCAAACACCCATTCAGGTAATACTTCGTAGGGCCCACATGCAATGAAACCATAAAGAAAATTTCCTCTATAATTTGTCATCAAACTACGATCTGCGGTGAGCACTATGCGTTTTCCAGACATTATTCTGCTTACTCTAAGTATGGTATATATGATTTTACTGACTTTGTTATAATATGCCTGAAATTACAGAACCCAGACACATTGAACCGCACATGTCCGAGTCTAGTAGTATTAGGGATTTTGTATTTGGATTCGGTGATGGAATTAATACCTCACTTGGAATTGCAGCTGGCGTAGGTGGTGCAAATGTATCTTCGGATATAGTTGTT
This window contains:
- a CDS encoding PEFG-CTERM sorting domain-containing protein translates to MKNRFTAIILSVILVSGLAFVPAYGQNLPLTITTDANEYVGGDRVTVSGIASTLFDGAITLQVFAPNGNLVYIDQLSPSSNGAYSASIALNPIWTDGEYVIESQYGSLKAKTSFFIGDSTGSTEINPTLPPLRDNEMRVSDTSEVISFEITGGSINNVLANTADTSLIVTITADDDGELTITIPRNVLDATGTYDDFIVLIDGEEREFEEISTTSLNRVLRIPFLAGDTEIEIIGTFVVPEFGTIAIIVLAIAIISIIGLSFKSRLTIPSSI
- a CDS encoding radical SAM protein gives rise to the protein MGEDTKVVGINVMDPLGMAPVTTTMSPEKLSYVAMKFKRMCANIIQLKKKYNFKVVVGGNGAWELARTDRMKVHGIDTVVVGEADELALDLFNDLESGDAPELLHCFVKNIQDIPVIEGPTVNSLIEAMRGCGRGCDFCDVNKRSKKDLPLDRLQKEAKINLNYGFDSIWIHSDEMLLYGCDNKDFQPNRDAITELWRGLKSLGANFVGTTHMTFSAVAANPQLLQDISTINNQHENNRWLATNLGIETVSPSLVKKHLGVKTKPFSTDEWGSVVREGAKILNQNNWFPAATIIIGWPDETPDDVSYTLDMLQDFRATDFRGLVAPLLYQDFSEKNSMHFGNLNEAQFTLFWKCWENNLRVINDIIPIILRNKTYGPPMKVFMYGIIKAGTWAIMRYLRGLCKDLFNGRTPDEIMAKYARSRSVSAPKIETKKL